The Pelosinus sp. IPA-1 genome contains a region encoding:
- the mqnE gene encoding aminofutalosine synthase MqnE, whose protein sequence is MNLIEKAVKKVNSGERLHFAEALALYQDNDILKLASLARSVKERKSGKHVYYNVNRHINLTNICVSGCPLCAFGCKAEEERAYVMDKAEVIRIVSQTVKDTPDLSEIHMVSALHPDKPFPYYLEIVAAVKAAAPQVHLKAFTPVEIVHFSNISKLSIKLVLEQLKAAGLDSLPGGGAEILDDSVRKVICPNKATTAEWIEVITTAHSLGLPTNATMLYGHIETIEQRIQHLITLREIQDQTGGFQAFVAFPFHPANTGLAELERVASWEDLKMIALARIILDNFDHVKAFWMMLTLPIAQLALGFGADDLDGTVVEERIIHAAGATTKTGITKKEIIHFVEETGYLAVERDTFYHPLKISSGVKINE, encoded by the coding sequence ATGAATTTGATAGAGAAAGCCGTAAAAAAAGTAAATAGCGGTGAACGCTTGCATTTTGCGGAAGCATTAGCCTTATATCAAGATAATGATATCTTAAAGTTGGCTAGTCTAGCACGTAGTGTCAAAGAACGTAAATCAGGCAAACATGTGTATTATAATGTGAATCGACATATTAATTTAACTAATATTTGTGTATCAGGTTGCCCTTTATGTGCCTTTGGCTGCAAAGCGGAAGAAGAAAGGGCTTATGTTATGGATAAAGCAGAGGTAATCCGGATTGTAAGTCAAACAGTTAAAGATACCCCTGACCTTAGTGAAATACATATGGTAAGTGCACTGCATCCAGATAAGCCTTTTCCCTATTATCTTGAAATCGTCGCCGCAGTAAAGGCTGCTGCACCCCAGGTCCATTTGAAGGCCTTTACTCCTGTAGAAATTGTGCATTTTTCCAATATTTCTAAATTGAGCATTAAACTTGTGTTGGAACAATTAAAAGCTGCAGGCCTGGATTCTTTGCCAGGGGGTGGGGCGGAAATTTTAGATGACAGTGTTCGTAAGGTGATATGTCCTAATAAAGCTACGACGGCTGAATGGATAGAGGTTATTACTACCGCCCATTCTTTAGGACTGCCCACTAATGCTACCATGTTATACGGGCATATTGAAACCATAGAACAACGTATACAACATCTCATTACATTGCGCGAAATTCAGGATCAAACGGGCGGGTTTCAGGCCTTTGTAGCCTTTCCTTTTCATCCTGCCAACACGGGGCTTGCCGAGTTAGAGCGAGTAGCCTCCTGGGAAGATTTAAAAATGATTGCCCTTGCAAGAATTATTTTGGATAATTTTGATCATGTAAAAGCCTTTTGGATGATGTTAACATTACCGATTGCCCAATTAGCGCTAGGCTTTGGGGCAGATGATCTAGATGGTACAGTGGTAGAGGAAAGGATTATTCATGCAGCAGGTGCTACAACAAAAACAGGAATTACAAAAAAAGAAATAATTCATTTCGTTGAAGAGACGGGCTACCTTGCTGTGGAACGAGATACTTTTTATCATCCACTAAAAATATCGAGTGGAGTGAAAATAAATGAATGA
- a CDS encoding menaquinone biosynthesis protein — MNEASLGNINFINCLPLHYGLGHGGFGQHVHIQSATPAELNNSVITGKLAVSPVSSIIYAQNSEKLVLMPDVSISANGALESIVLVSKIPIEEIGQARVALTAKSATSHGLLKIILHHGYQAAPEYFISPLSLVEGVLDQAQAVLFIGDDALTAYHNRVPGYYYYDLGAEWRKLTGLAMVYAVWVVNRNFSVLQAKAVQVLYEKVTGGFAYGLAHIKDAADTLRGKFPLTAAQLIHYIGLLNYQFTPAHQEALLTYYKMAHGLGLIPIVPKLEFAKVIR, encoded by the coding sequence ATGAATGAAGCAAGTTTAGGAAATATTAATTTTATTAATTGTTTACCCCTTCACTATGGATTAGGCCATGGTGGCTTTGGGCAACATGTTCATATACAGTCAGCTACCCCTGCAGAACTCAATAACTCTGTTATTACGGGTAAATTAGCTGTCAGTCCAGTGTCATCTATTATTTATGCACAAAACAGTGAAAAGCTTGTGCTTATGCCTGATGTATCAATTAGTGCCAATGGTGCATTAGAAAGTATTGTATTGGTATCAAAAATTCCAATTGAAGAGATAGGTCAAGCTCGTGTCGCCTTGACGGCAAAATCAGCTACTTCCCACGGTCTGCTAAAAATTATTCTGCATCATGGGTATCAAGCTGCTCCAGAATATTTTATTAGTCCATTATCACTTGTTGAAGGAGTGCTTGATCAGGCACAGGCAGTATTATTCATCGGCGATGACGCTCTTACAGCATATCATAATCGTGTGCCCGGCTACTATTACTATGATTTAGGAGCTGAGTGGCGGAAGTTAACAGGTCTTGCTATGGTCTATGCGGTATGGGTTGTCAATCGAAATTTTTCCGTTTTACAGGCGAAGGCCGTACAAGTGTTATATGAAAAGGTGACAGGTGGGTTTGCCTATGGATTAGCTCATATCAAAGATGCTGCGGATACGTTGCGCGGTAAATTTCCTTTGACAGCGGCGCAACTCATACACTATATTGGCCTTCTCAATTATCAATTTACTCCTGCTCACCAGGAGGCATTATTAACTTATTATAAGATGGCACATGGTCTAGGGTTGATCCCTATAGTGCCAAAGCTTGAATTTGCAAAGGTGATACGATGA
- the mqnC gene encoding cyclic dehypoxanthinyl futalosine synthase, with the protein MNKILTTEKALEMLSTKDVLELGQAANKVRQEMHPDNLVTFVIDRNINYTNICTSECRFCAFFRAEGHPDGYTLSKEIIFEKLKETIEAGGTQVMLQGGLNPALGLEYYIDLLTFIKKNFNIVIHSFSPAEILHIAKKEGISVTETLVRLKAAGLDSLPGGGAEILVDEVRQRVSPKKISASDWLMVMEAAHQVGLETTATMVIGMGETYAQRMEHMEKVRTLQEKTGGFRAFIIWSFQPGNTQMGGEKISAWDYLKTLSIARLYFHNIKHIQGSWVTQGQNIGQLTLAFGANDLGSIMLEENVVKAAGTSHQMTIDKMLNLIRETGKKPAQRDTQYNIIKTFA; encoded by the coding sequence ATGAATAAAATACTTACAACAGAAAAAGCCTTAGAGATGTTATCGACTAAAGATGTGTTGGAACTTGGTCAGGCTGCGAATAAAGTGAGACAAGAAATGCATCCAGATAATCTTGTCACCTTTGTTATTGACCGTAATATTAATTATACGAATATATGCACCAGTGAATGCCGTTTTTGTGCTTTCTTTCGCGCAGAAGGGCATCCAGATGGGTATACCCTATCTAAGGAAATTATCTTTGAGAAGCTCAAAGAAACCATCGAGGCAGGGGGAACCCAGGTAATGTTGCAAGGTGGTCTTAATCCTGCTCTAGGATTAGAGTATTATATCGACTTGCTGACCTTTATTAAAAAGAACTTTAACATTGTCATTCATTCCTTTTCTCCAGCAGAGATTCTGCATATTGCCAAGAAAGAAGGTATCTCCGTCACAGAGACCCTGGTAAGATTAAAGGCAGCAGGTCTTGATTCGCTGCCTGGTGGTGGCGCTGAAATTTTAGTGGACGAGGTCCGTCAAAGGGTAAGTCCTAAAAAGATTAGTGCTAGTGATTGGCTTATGGTGATGGAAGCAGCTCACCAAGTTGGCCTGGAGACCACAGCTACTATGGTAATTGGTATGGGTGAGACGTATGCTCAGCGTATGGAACATATGGAGAAAGTACGTACTCTTCAAGAAAAAACGGGAGGATTTCGTGCCTTTATCATTTGGTCTTTTCAACCAGGAAATACACAAATGGGCGGAGAAAAAATTTCTGCATGGGACTATTTAAAGACATTATCAATAGCCAGATTGTATTTCCATAATATTAAACATATCCAGGGATCATGGGTGACCCAAGGACAGAACATTGGGCAATTGACATTAGCTTTTGGTGCTAATGATTTAGGGAGTATAATGCTGGAGGAGAATGTGGTCAAGGCCGCAGGTACATCTCATCAAATGACAATTGACAAGATGCTCAATTTAATCCGGGAAACAGGTAAAAAACCAGCGCAGCGTGATACCCAGTATAATATAATAAAAACATTTGCATAA
- a CDS encoding MTAP family purine nucleoside phosphorylase, translated as MDLHVEYAVIGGSGTLSSNFPLGAEDPGVILIDDDLQFATPYGLSPVFRLFSVDDKLVLTCKMHGWRSGVSRADASRQIFWVFRKAGVKRIISEGGVGTANHLLDPRDFVIPDDYLDLSVRKDVELDGKYLLIMRDALCSEVRNTLVKATQKNYNGRIFTRGIYANTDGRHFESPAEVAMMKGHADIIGQSICPEVYLAREIGACYAGLYFVVNYGEGLVKEWSHQDLKDIFYDDAPMVSRIILETIRNLSAEGKCSCRDLRKETLLKGIYNK; from the coding sequence ATGGATTTACACGTTGAATATGCAGTGATTGGTGGTTCAGGAACCTTATCCAGTAATTTTCCTTTGGGAGCTGAAGATCCTGGAGTTATATTGATTGATGATGATTTACAATTTGCAACACCCTATGGATTAAGCCCTGTGTTTAGGCTGTTCAGTGTAGATGATAAGTTAGTACTCACTTGCAAGATGCATGGCTGGCGTAGTGGAGTAAGCAGGGCTGATGCATCACGTCAAATTTTTTGGGTTTTTCGTAAAGCAGGTGTAAAACGTATTATTAGTGAAGGTGGCGTAGGAACTGCGAATCACTTGTTAGATCCTCGTGATTTTGTCATTCCTGATGACTATCTTGATTTATCTGTACGCAAGGATGTAGAGCTAGATGGCAAATATTTGTTAATTATGCGTGATGCCCTATGCTCCGAAGTACGTAATACGTTAGTGAAAGCCACTCAGAAAAATTATAATGGACGTATTTTTACAAGAGGAATCTATGCCAATACGGATGGACGCCATTTTGAGAGTCCCGCAGAAGTTGCGATGATGAAAGGTCATGCAGATATTATTGGACAAAGTATTTGTCCAGAAGTGTATTTAGCAAGGGAAATTGGGGCATGTTATGCTGGGCTTTACTTTGTAGTAAACTATGGAGAAGGGCTAGTAAAAGAATGGTCTCATCAGGATTTAAAAGACATCTTCTATGATGATGCACCCATGGTAAGTCGGATTATTTTGGAGACAATTCGTAATTTATCAGCAGAGGGAAAATGTAGTTGTCGTGATTTAAGAAAAGAAACTTTGCTGAAAGGCATTTACAATAAGTAG
- the guaA gene encoding glutamine-hydrolyzing GMP synthase, whose translation MQNKENQLILIMDFGGQYSQLIARRIRECGVYCEIVSFKTSIEKIKAMNPIGIVFSGGPSSVYADQAPKCDPQVFELGTPVFGICYGMQLTAHTLGGVVAHSDSREYGNTHLVIDKNTDVFSELGSETQVWMSHGDYIETPPTNFTITAHTANTPVAGMANAERKIYGVQFHPEVVHTPEGMKMLRNFLFDICKCRGDWNMGSFVDHAIASIRKQVGNKRVLCALSGGIDSSVAAVLVHRAVGDQLTCVYVNHGFMRKNESEQVVKTFREGFNMNLVYANVPERFMNRIAGVVEPEEKRKIIGDEFIRVFETEANKLGEIDFLVQGTLYPDVIESGTDTAAVIKSHHNVGGLPEDMKFALVEPLRDLFKDEVRALARELNLPEEIVWRQPFPGPGLAIRIIGEITEERLEILREADAIVQEEIKNADLYRKVWQSFAVLPAMKSVGVMGDERTYAYTVGLRIVSSEDGMTADWVRMPYEVLDSISRRIVNEVKGVNRIVYDITSKPPSTIEWE comes from the coding sequence ATGCAAAATAAGGAAAATCAATTAATTCTAATTATGGACTTTGGTGGTCAATATAGTCAGTTGATTGCCAGACGTATTCGTGAGTGTGGAGTGTACTGTGAAATTGTGTCTTTTAAGACATCAATTGAAAAAATAAAAGCCATGAATCCAATTGGTATTGTATTCTCAGGTGGTCCGTCTAGTGTATATGCAGATCAAGCACCGAAATGCGATCCACAAGTATTTGAACTAGGCACCCCTGTATTTGGAATTTGCTATGGGATGCAATTAACAGCCCATACATTAGGTGGCGTTGTAGCTCATTCCGATTCTCGTGAATATGGTAATACTCACTTGGTTATTGATAAGAATACGGATGTATTTTCAGAACTAGGTTCAGAAACCCAAGTTTGGATGAGTCATGGTGATTATATAGAAACTCCTCCTACGAATTTTACTATTACAGCACATACTGCAAATACCCCTGTAGCAGGGATGGCCAATGCAGAACGTAAAATTTATGGTGTACAATTCCATCCAGAAGTCGTACATACGCCAGAAGGTATGAAAATGCTGAGAAATTTCTTATTTGACATTTGCAAATGTCGCGGCGATTGGAATATGGGTTCTTTTGTAGACCATGCCATTGCCTCAATACGCAAACAAGTAGGTAACAAACGTGTGCTTTGTGCCTTAAGCGGCGGTATTGATTCTTCCGTAGCGGCTGTGTTAGTTCATAGAGCTGTTGGTGATCAATTAACTTGTGTATACGTTAATCATGGCTTTATGCGTAAAAACGAATCAGAACAGGTTGTTAAAACCTTCCGTGAAGGGTTCAACATGAATCTAGTATATGCCAATGTCCCAGAACGTTTTATGAATCGTATTGCTGGAGTTGTAGAACCAGAAGAAAAACGTAAAATTATTGGCGATGAATTCATTCGTGTCTTTGAAACGGAAGCGAATAAATTAGGAGAAATAGACTTCTTAGTACAAGGAACCTTGTACCCTGACGTTATTGAAAGTGGCACGGATACAGCTGCAGTTATTAAGAGTCATCATAATGTGGGTGGTCTGCCAGAAGATATGAAGTTCGCTTTAGTTGAGCCATTACGTGATTTGTTTAAGGATGAAGTACGAGCATTGGCTAGAGAGTTAAATTTACCTGAGGAAATCGTATGGCGTCAGCCTTTCCCAGGACCAGGACTTGCCATTCGTATTATTGGCGAAATTACAGAAGAACGTTTGGAAATCCTGCGGGAAGCAGATGCTATTGTTCAGGAAGAAATTAAAAATGCGGATCTATATCGCAAGGTATGGCAATCCTTTGCTGTGTTGCCTGCGATGAAGAGCGTCGGTGTAATGGGTGATGAACGTACCTATGCTTATACAGTAGGATTACGGATAGTATCCAGCGAAGATGGTATGACAGCAGATTGGGTCAGGATGCCTTATGAAGTATTGGATTCAATTTCCCGCCGAATTGTAAACGAAGTAAAAGGTGTCAATCGTATTGTGTATGATATCACATCAAAACCACCTTCTACTATTGAGTGGGAATAA
- a CDS encoding AI-2E family transporter: MLRDSNKVAQSQRGSLWKDAIFIFFLVFISLVSVLYIYAKSLLILLFITALLFILLDPIVKRVSRSIPHGLAVLFVLIGFFGILAVLVSMIFRTILPDLAGFIREFPAFIIHFDSSIVVNLLPPEFTEYGNQVLRDAVVFAVDIVKESVIPLLRTFSGVAEMIAVPFLTFYLLKDGRKISSSIADFFPPQQVKKFAAFFGDVGIVLGGYIRGQMLISIVSGSVVFVAMHILGLPYAHVLAMVSALSEFVPVIGSVVATVPGTLVALSYSPLLAFKVLLFYVILLKVNHNIIYPKVVGKAIKIHPIFIMVTILLFGHLFGITGMLFAVPTVAVGRVWLIHLLGKSNSTS; encoded by the coding sequence ATGCTACGTGATAGTAATAAAGTGGCTCAATCCCAGAGGGGAAGTTTGTGGAAGGATGCTATTTTCATATTTTTCTTGGTATTTATTAGTCTAGTATCTGTATTATATATATATGCAAAATCATTGCTTATTTTATTATTTATAACGGCACTGCTATTTATTTTGCTTGACCCTATTGTCAAGAGAGTTTCACGTTCTATCCCTCACGGGTTGGCAGTTTTATTCGTTCTTATTGGCTTTTTTGGTATATTAGCAGTACTCGTGAGCATGATTTTTCGTACGATATTGCCTGATTTGGCAGGTTTTATCCGAGAGTTTCCAGCTTTTATTATTCACTTTGATTCATCCATCGTAGTTAATCTATTGCCTCCTGAGTTTACTGAATATGGAAATCAGGTGTTGCGGGATGCCGTAGTTTTTGCTGTGGATATAGTAAAGGAATCGGTTATTCCTTTACTGCGTACCTTTTCAGGGGTTGCAGAAATGATTGCTGTGCCTTTTTTAACTTTTTACTTATTAAAAGACGGACGAAAAATTTCGTCTTCCATTGCTGATTTTTTTCCTCCTCAGCAAGTGAAAAAATTTGCAGCTTTTTTTGGTGATGTAGGTATTGTACTAGGTGGATATATTAGAGGACAGATGCTAATTTCCATCGTTTCTGGTAGTGTTGTTTTTGTAGCAATGCATATTTTAGGTCTGCCTTATGCCCATGTGCTTGCAATGGTTTCTGCCTTGTCGGAATTTGTTCCTGTAATTGGCTCGGTTGTAGCAACTGTCCCTGGAACCTTAGTTGCCTTATCTTATTCACCATTACTGGCCTTTAAAGTGTTATTATTTTATGTTATTTTGCTAAAGGTAAATCACAATATTATATATCCTAAGGTAGTAGGCAAAGCCATCAAGATTCATCCTATATTTATTATGGTTACCATTTTGCTCTTTGGGCATCTTTTTGGAATTACTGGCATGTTATTTGCTGTACCGACTGTCGCTGTAGGTAGAGTATGGTTAATACACCTACTTGGTAAATCGAATAGCACTTCATGA
- a CDS encoding sigma-54-dependent transcriptional regulator encodes MGKIDAVYKALVELETPENGVTTAMLSSFLKLDRANVSRYLNQLCDEKQIEKNDGRPVVYRSIKKNVKPTIMNSLDGMIGASLSLQLPIQQAKAAILYPPRGLHTLILGETGVGKSMFAELMYQFAKESQVINENAPFVRFNCADYADNPQLVMAQIFGVKKGAYSGADCDREGLLKKADKGIFFFDEIHRLSPQGQEMLFTYIDKGYFRPLGDTEKVVHVEVQIIAATTEDTHSHLLKTFTRRIPMTITLPSLQERSLKERYYLVEEFIKSEAKRLGKDIYINKNALLSFLLYDCPNNTGQLKSDIQLSCAKAFLNFKAQSRDYILIEQAELHHRVKCGFMKMQEHRGEINKFFKKKEEILVFSYNDQWHAANMDETEANKNGEYFYDIIEEKLNKLKKQGLTENEINEILNIDIESYFKKYISDLPEKFRKEEIAKVVAIGIVDIVEKILNFAQTKLNKEFDEKVYYGLALHLNKSVERIRHGNKIYHPKLDFIRTQYADEFLVAIEIAKMIDTHLEIEIPLDEIGYITMFLASNLCESYIEDCSKVGVLVIMHGHATASSMCQVANSLIGVEFVQGLDMALSMKVEKMYEEAKKKIMEMDKGKGILLLVDMGSLNNFADMLTEETGIKVRGIDMISTPIVIEACRKAIIGSDLDSIFQSCQEMSRYRIQTNYEKRSYKKFLIITACFTGEGAAEGLKEIIQNHLGHKSVLHIMALKILDHNDFLGKIQMLNKEYQILAIVGTINISIENIPYFSASDILSGDGMEKIESLISREQDYIKIKNSLKSHIKSVSAEELVSDIRKIIRDIEQGLYIIIPQDVTVGIVLHISFMVDKLKSGNREIVFQDVSSYRSLHHREFMLISQALKPLENNYQIQIVQDELAYIVRMVIENSVSV; translated from the coding sequence ATGGGAAAGATCGATGCTGTATATAAAGCATTAGTTGAATTAGAAACTCCTGAGAATGGGGTGACTACGGCTATGCTGAGTAGTTTCTTAAAGTTGGATAGAGCCAATGTTAGTCGTTATTTGAATCAGTTATGTGATGAAAAGCAAATTGAAAAAAACGATGGTAGACCTGTAGTATATCGTTCCATAAAAAAGAACGTAAAGCCGACAATCATGAATAGTTTAGATGGAATGATTGGGGCGAGTTTAAGTTTACAATTACCAATTCAACAGGCGAAGGCAGCGATTCTTTATCCTCCTAGAGGTCTCCATACCTTGATTTTAGGTGAAACAGGTGTAGGAAAATCAATGTTTGCCGAGCTAATGTATCAATTTGCAAAAGAATCTCAAGTAATAAATGAAAATGCACCTTTTGTTCGTTTCAATTGTGCTGATTATGCGGACAATCCTCAGTTGGTAATGGCACAAATTTTTGGTGTAAAAAAAGGGGCTTACAGCGGAGCAGATTGTGATAGAGAGGGATTGCTTAAAAAAGCGGATAAAGGGATTTTTTTCTTTGATGAAATACATCGTTTATCACCTCAAGGGCAAGAAATGTTATTTACCTATATTGATAAAGGATATTTCCGCCCTTTAGGAGATACTGAGAAAGTAGTACATGTTGAAGTGCAGATTATTGCTGCTACCACAGAGGACACTCATTCCCACTTGCTAAAAACCTTTACGCGTAGGATACCCATGACGATAACCTTGCCTTCTTTGCAAGAACGTAGCTTGAAAGAACGTTATTATTTAGTCGAAGAATTTATTAAAAGTGAAGCAAAAAGGTTAGGTAAAGATATTTATATCAACAAAAATGCGCTGCTATCTTTTTTATTATATGATTGTCCTAATAATACCGGGCAATTAAAAAGTGATATTCAATTATCTTGTGCAAAAGCGTTTCTAAATTTTAAAGCCCAAAGTCGTGACTATATTTTAATTGAGCAGGCTGAACTGCATCATCGTGTTAAATGTGGCTTTATGAAGATGCAAGAACATAGGGGTGAAATTAATAAATTTTTTAAAAAGAAGGAAGAAATCCTAGTTTTTTCTTATAATGATCAATGGCATGCAGCCAATATGGATGAAACAGAAGCAAATAAAAATGGTGAGTATTTTTACGATATTATTGAAGAAAAGCTAAATAAGTTAAAGAAACAAGGGCTAACAGAAAATGAAATTAATGAGATATTAAATATAGATATTGAAAGTTATTTTAAAAAGTATATAAGTGATTTGCCAGAGAAATTTCGTAAAGAAGAAATTGCTAAAGTAGTTGCTATTGGAATTGTCGATATAGTAGAAAAAATCCTTAATTTTGCCCAAACAAAACTAAATAAAGAATTTGACGAGAAAGTTTACTATGGGTTGGCTCTTCATTTAAATAAAAGTGTTGAGCGAATTCGACATGGTAATAAAATTTATCATCCTAAATTGGATTTTATTCGAACTCAATATGCGGATGAATTTTTAGTTGCAATCGAAATTGCTAAAATGATTGATACCCATTTAGAAATTGAAATACCGCTAGATGAAATTGGCTACATCACCATGTTCTTAGCTTCAAATTTATGCGAGAGTTACATAGAAGATTGTAGCAAAGTAGGGGTATTGGTCATTATGCATGGACATGCTACCGCTAGCAGTATGTGCCAAGTAGCCAATAGTTTAATTGGAGTTGAATTTGTCCAAGGACTCGATATGGCGTTAAGTATGAAGGTAGAAAAAATGTATGAAGAAGCTAAGAAGAAGATTATGGAAATGGATAAAGGTAAAGGTATTTTATTGCTTGTCGATATGGGGTCTCTTAATAATTTCGCTGATATGCTTACGGAAGAGACGGGTATAAAGGTAAGAGGTATAGATATGATTAGTACCCCTATCGTAATTGAGGCATGTAGAAAGGCTATCATTGGTAGTGATTTGGACTCAATCTTTCAATCCTGTCAAGAAATGAGCAGATATAGAATACAAACTAATTATGAAAAAAGGAGCTATAAGAAATTTTTAATTATTACTGCTTGCTTTACAGGGGAAGGAGCGGCAGAAGGGTTAAAGGAAATTATCCAAAACCATCTAGGACATAAATCCGTATTACATATCATGGCTCTTAAGATTTTAGATCATAATGACTTTTTGGGAAAAATACAAATGCTGAATAAAGAATATCAAATACTAGCAATTGTTGGTACGATCAATATCTCTATTGAAAATATACCTTACTTTTCTGCATCTGACATTTTGTCAGGAGATGGCATGGAAAAGATTGAATCTTTAATTAGTAGAGAGCAGGATTATATAAAAATTAAGAATTCTCTTAAGAGTCATATTAAGTCTGTTTCTGCTGAAGAACTTGTGTCAGATATACGAAAAATCATTCGAGATATTGAGCAGGGCTTATATATCATTATTCCTCAAGATGTTACTGTAGGTATTGTGCTGCATATTAGTTTCATGGTTGATAAATTAAAATCTGGTAATAGAGAAATTGTATTTCAAGATGTAAGTAGTTATCGCAGTCTGCATCATAGAGAATTTATGTTGATTAGTCAAGCTTTAAAACCATTGGAAAATAATTATCAAATACAGATAGTGCAAGATGAATTGGCATATATTGTCCGTATGGTTATCGAAAATAGCGTAAGTGTGTAA
- a CDS encoding PTS sugar transporter subunit IIB, which yields MKRILLVCSAGMSTSLLVSKMRIAASEQEIEAEIQAVAEAELSDHSDKVDVVLLGPQVRFLLNKMKASLEPKGIHVAVINSVDYGTMNGENVLNQAIELIG from the coding sequence GTGAAAAGGATTTTATTGGTTTGCTCAGCAGGCATGTCAACAAGTTTATTGGTTAGTAAAATGAGGATCGCTGCGTCTGAGCAAGAAATTGAGGCTGAGATTCAAGCGGTGGCTGAGGCTGAGTTGAGTGATCATAGTGACAAAGTAGACGTTGTATTATTGGGCCCACAAGTAAGATTTCTGTTAAATAAGATGAAAGCTTCTTTAGAGCCAAAAGGAATTCATGTAGCTGTAATTAATAGTGTTGATTACGGTACTATGAACGGAGAAAATGTATTAAACCAAGCCATTGAATTAATTGGTTAG
- a CDS encoding PTS sugar transporter subunit IIC, protein MGSVIEFLEKYFVPFAGRIGSQRHLVAVRDGFVAIMPLVLVGALAVLINSFPIPAYQDVMNNIFGKSWKSFGANLWTGTFAIMALITVISTSFSLARSYNADGLAAALVSFGSLIMLYSGSEKDWAIPFGFLGAQGLFVALFVALISTEIFVKLMGNPRLLIKMPEGVPPAVAKSFAALIPSIVVLTLFGVLKCITNTLDIPNIHQAIFNAIQAPIAGLADHLGSAILVAFLVHILWFFGLHGTNILGPLLNAVYLPAINDNIAALQAGTAIPNIVTMPFFDAFVWMGGAGTTISLLAALFIAGKRKSNQSMAKLAAGPALFNINEPMMFGLPIVLNPLYLIPFVLTPIVLTIVTYMAIASGLVPKTIAMMPWTTPPVIGGFLVTGSVMGALLSFVNLVIGVILYIPFIILGERHENKSDIAAAKSQSIKGTNVRSEGV, encoded by the coding sequence ATGGGATCTGTTATTGAATTTCTTGAAAAATATTTTGTTCCGTTTGCTGGACGAATAGGCTCACAGAGACATTTGGTAGCTGTTCGTGATGGTTTTGTAGCAATTATGCCCTTAGTACTGGTTGGTGCATTAGCAGTTTTGATTAATAGTTTTCCTATTCCTGCCTACCAGGATGTAATGAATAATATCTTCGGGAAATCATGGAAATCTTTTGGTGCCAACTTATGGACAGGTACCTTTGCTATTATGGCTTTGATTACAGTCATTAGTACAAGTTTCAGCTTGGCAAGATCCTACAATGCAGATGGATTAGCTGCGGCATTAGTTTCTTTCGGTTCTTTGATTATGCTTTATAGTGGATCAGAAAAAGATTGGGCCATTCCTTTTGGTTTTCTAGGTGCCCAAGGTTTATTTGTAGCTTTGTTTGTAGCGCTCATATCGACAGAGATATTTGTAAAACTTATGGGTAATCCTAGGCTGCTTATTAAAATGCCCGAGGGCGTGCCTCCAGCTGTTGCTAAATCCTTTGCGGCGTTAATACCATCGATTGTAGTGCTAACCCTATTTGGCGTTCTAAAATGCATAACAAATACCTTAGATATACCTAATATTCACCAAGCGATTTTTAATGCGATACAAGCCCCTATTGCAGGTTTAGCGGATCATTTAGGTTCTGCCATATTAGTTGCTTTCTTGGTACATATTTTATGGTTCTTTGGTTTACATGGCACTAATATTCTAGGACCATTGTTAAATGCTGTATATTTACCAGCTATCAATGATAATATTGCGGCTCTACAAGCAGGTACAGCCATTCCAAATATTGTAACCATGCCTTTCTTTGATGCCTTTGTGTGGATGGGGGGAGCTGGAACAACGATCAGTTTATTGGCTGCCTTGTTTATCGCTGGCAAAAGAAAGAGCAATCAGAGTATGGCTAAACTAGCCGCAGGTCCAGCTCTGTTTAATATTAATGAACCGATGATGTTTGGGCTACCAATTGTATTAAATCCCTTATATTTAATTCCTTTTGTATTAACCCCGATTGTATTAACAATCGTAACCTACATGGCGATTGCTTCTGGTTTAGTTCCTAAAACCATTGCTATGATGCCTTGGACCACTCCTCCAGTAATTGGTGGATTCTTGGTGACGGGTTCTGTGATGGGCGCTTTATTGTCATTCGTGAATTTAGTAATTGGAGTAATACTATACATTCCATTTATTATATTAGGGGAAAGGCATGAAAATAAATCCGATATTGCAGCCGCCAAAAGTCAGAGCATAAAAGGTACTAATGTCAGAAGCGAAGGAGTATAA